Genomic DNA from Danaus plexippus chromosome 16 unlocalized genomic scaffold, MEX_DaPlex mxdp_23, whole genome shotgun sequence:
gttatcataatataatcgtTTGTAAACCAGGTGAAGCAGTCAGAAGTAAATGGAAGACGATAAGGGATGGttatacgaaatataaaaaacaacttaaaacGACAACAGCATCTAATAGAACAAACGTTACTTATACTTGGGCACCACAACTGTCGTTTCTGGATAATTACAATGTAGCTCGGCCGTCGTATTCAAAAGCTTATTTGGACGCTGCACAGCCCGCACCAGATTCCGACCAATCACAGGATACTCCCTCACCCCTGCCGTCGACATTTCCATCGCAGGCGCCAATGAATCAAGTTTCAACCCGCAGCAACAAACGACAGTCGTCCGATCACAGGCGAGACGACGATGACGTGCAGACGTCAAAAACCAAAAAGAGAAAAGAACTAGACGTcgttgataatttatttctaagctATGCTGACACTTTTAAGAAATTTCCCGCCCGAGAACAGGCGATCGTTAAGTTGGAATTGGCGaagttattttcaaatatagaattacAGTTGCTCAGCGATCAGACGAACGAATCAAATTTTTACGAACCAACAATAGGTAAAGTGAAGAAGGAGCTGGCTGAAGACACGCCTTGAGTAtcatagatataattataagattgtaaACGGTGCGGTTAAGACtttgtactttatattaaCGCCAAAGGaattattagtatattaatGCATTAGTCCATATTCTAAGTAATAAAGACTTTTGTTTAACTACctgtaattagttttatttgttatcaaaaatagtaacaacaaattaatatagtatgtCATAACTTATAACAGATACCTACATTGTACAGCGAGGGTGACAATGGACAGTTTTaaggtttttcattcataaatcttcataGGTAGGTAATGATTTCTGCCATCTCTATCTCCTCTACTCTCTACTCTACTCTCTATTTTCTACTATCATTACGTCTGTCAAATCTTCATTCGTTCAATCATCGACTTCGTTCTTCCCAATTCCGTTGATATGGATTTCTATCTGATTGGAAGCCTCCGTCGACATATGCTTTCAATTGTCAAGTaaagaagtattttataaggaaatattGCCCTAAACTCTATCATCttttagtttcaatatttGTATAGCACGaagaaaatgatttaatagaGACGTGTCTATCAAgtcattttcttatatttcgtaattacaaaattatatttgtaggtAATGTCAGGAATCATAGTATTTATTGTAACAGTTGCTATACATTCAACTAGTGCTACGTGgagagtttttaaatatttttaatatattcaaattactataattttcgTCAAAGTTGATAAACCAAATTTTGGTAGTGAAATAAGGTCTGCTGTagattttagaataatatgttcatataaaaatccGTAAAAGATATGATAAATTGAATTCCCTCAAGcagtttttaatgtatatgtctta
This window encodes:
- the LOC116772161 gene encoding uncharacterized protein LOC116772161, with product MAKRAAPTASTITPSGAAAAAVAGRVVSPFMNNHRSHQQNETGARRARRDASVFYSTVMDNETVAKLIETVRGYVFLYDLSHHQYKNASLKSTVWESIGRELNQSGEAVRSKWKTIRDGYTKYKKQLKTTTASNRTNVTYTWAPQLSFLDNYNVARPSYSKAYLDAAQPAPDSDQSQDTPSPLPSTFPSQAPMNQVSTRSNKRQSSDHRRDDDDVQTSKTKKRKELDVVDNLFLSYADTFKKFPAREQAIVKLELAKLFSNIELQLLSDQTNESNFYEPTIGKVKKELAEDTP